In Ostrea edulis chromosome 6, xbOstEdul1.1, whole genome shotgun sequence, a single window of DNA contains:
- the LOC130047191 gene encoding uncharacterized protein F54H12.2-like, with protein MMHRESCACGTDSLELFKVPLTNVTIEDSKWMEYHPISSTLNSDTAPIEFEIKGQRDEYLDLSQSYLQMICKFTKGDGTDLTGGNSISTPVNNILHSLFSEIDASLNGKVITPGTDTYPYKAYLEKLLSYSHRTLKTQMKACTLWEKDTAGHMDEVGLAALTQPDKQFASPSMPSSLPLSIPIIPRTWG; from the coding sequence ATGATGCACAGAGAATCTTGCGCTTGCGGGACGGATAGTCTGGAACTGTTTAAAGTTCCCCTGACGAACGTCACTATAGAAGACTCTAAATGGATGGAATATCATCCGATTTCCAGTACTCTGAATTCGGATACAGCTCCCATCGAATTCGAAATCAAAGGACAGAGAGatgaatatctggatttatcTCAATCGTATCTCCAGATGATCTGTAAATTTACCAAAGGAGATGGCACCGATCTCACGGGAGGCAATTCTATTTCCACTCCCGtcaataacatcttacattccTTATTCAGCGAAATCGATGCGAGTCTCAATGGAAAAGTCATCACCCCGGGAACGGATACTTATCCGTACAAAGCTTACTTGGAGAAATTACTGTCTTATAGTCACAGGACTCTGAAAACCCAGATGAAGGCCTGTACCTTGTGGGAAAAAGATACGGCCGGGCACATGGACGAAGTCGGGTTAGCCGCTCTGACTCAACCTGACAAGCAATTCGCCTCACCATCAATGCCGTCATCCCTACCCCTGTCTATCCCGATAATTCCAAGAACGTGGGGTTAA
- the LOC130047190 gene encoding uncharacterized protein LOC130047190, giving the protein MKKSTEQILQRLYYDPKTGYGGVQALYRQVRKLGHKITLSNIREWVKEQDTYTLHKPIRRKFKRQQTRVTDIDEQWQLDLADVSNLKKYNDGYTFLLCAIDVLSKYAWVVPLKQKTGKEMIRGLRKIFRDGRHPVRIQSDQGREFTNKEFLEAFKTIHFFTTRNAKTKTSIVELFQRTLKARMCRYFTRHKTRRYVDVLPDLVHGYNHAYHRSIQRAPAQVNPTNVLKVWKTLYGKQTTNTLSLQVGDRVRISKAKRTFDKGYLPNWTTELFTISRKVPGRNIYRIKDDHGEELEGTFYPQELQTVIKKDDVYEVEEILGYKKRRVGKKVISEVQVKWKGYPSSFNSWIPQADLILP; this is encoded by the coding sequence ATGAAAAAATCCACGGAACAGATCTTACAGCGACTTTATTACGATCCTAAGACAGGGTATGGTGGAGTGCAAGCTTTGTATCGTCAAGTGCGTAAATTAGGTCACAAGATTACACTTTCTAACATTCGAGAATGGGTCAAAGAACAAGATACGTATACCTTACACAAGCCCATACGTCGCAAATTTAAGAGACAACAGACCCGGGTGACCGATATAGACGAGCAATGGCAGTTAGATTTAGCCGACGTGTCGAActtgaaaaaatacaatgatGGGTATACGTTTTTATTGTGTGCCATCGACGTGTTATCTAAATATGCGTGGGTGGtgcctttaaaacagaaaacgggCAAAGAAATGATACGAGGTCTCCGAAAGATTTTTCGAGACGGACGACACCCCGTCCGCATTCAATCGGATCAAGGGAGAGaatttacaaataaagaatTTCTTGAAGCTTTCAAAACCATTCATTTCTTTACTACACGTAATGCCAAAACCAAAACCAGTATCGTGGAGCTCTTTCAACGCACACTGAAAGCACGTATGTGTCGTTATTTTACACGCCATAAAACACGGCGGTATGTGGATGTCTTACCCGACCTGGTACACGGATACAATCACGCGTATCATCGTAGTATCCAGAGAGCTCCTGCTCAAGTCAACCCCACAAATGTATTAAAGGTCTGGAAAACCTTGTACGGAAAACAGACAACAAACACCTTGTCATTACAAGTGGGAGATCGGGTACGCATCAGTAAAGCCAAACGTACATTTGATAAGGGGTATTTACCGAACTGGACCACCGAATTGTTCACCATTTCCAGAAAAGTTCCGGGGCGTAACATATACCGAATTAAAGACGACCACGGAGAAGAATTAGAAGGGACGTTTTACCCTCAAGAattacaaacagtgattaaAAAAGACGATGTGTACGAAGTGGAGGAGATCTTAGGGTATAAAAAGCGCCGTGTGGGGAAAAAAGTCATTTCAGAAGTCCAAGTGAAGTGGAAAGGATACCCCTCTAGTTTCAACTCATGGATTCCGCAAGCGGATCTCATTCTACCCTGA
- the LOC125646736 gene encoding perlucin-like, protein MFRKYLVICVFILVPSVNCCSIGFVQYLDKCYFFSHTTASWAQAGATCQQFHTKLAEPRTDGELNFLTSHSQSTGKNYWIGISDILEEHRWIYSSDMREITVNNFSPGEPTAYTKENCVAMYQTAHGKWVDAACTYTGFYFICEEIRGASSVDVIG, encoded by the exons ATGTTTCGGAAATATTTAGTCATCTGTGTTTTCATTCTTGTACCGAGTGTTAATT GTTGTAGTATTGGATTTGTTCAGTACCTCGACAAGTGCTACTTCTTCAGTCACACGACTGCATCGTGGGCCCAGGCGGGG GCTACATGTCAACAGTTTCATACAAAGTTAGCCGAGCCGAGGACGGATGGAGAATTGAACTTTCTTACAAGCCACAGTCAAAGCACAG GTAAAAATTATTGGATCGGCATATCTGACATTCTGGAAGAACATCGATGGATATACTCATCAGACATGAGGGAGATCACGGTTAACAACTTCTCCCCAGGGGAACCCACAGCTTATACCAAAGAAAACTGTGTCGCTATGTACCAGACTGCACATGGGAAGTGGGTCGATGCAGCATGCACCTATActggtttttattttatatgtgaGGAAATCAGAGG AGCCTCCAGTGTAGACGTTATCGGCTGA
- the LOC125647793 gene encoding CD209 antigen-like protein 2 yields MRCSCIIIFSFILVVSSQPESCHVGWMRLQDKCYFFSHTTASWFDAGDACAQFRSKLAEPRTVTESNFLKSHCQALNVNMWIGISDIIEEDRWEFSSTQDVVKNTEFGPGEPNAHTDQNCVALWKDFHGLWADHTCTERLNFICEADAAGGNTEIIG; encoded by the exons ATGAGGTGTTCTTGTATTATTATATTTTCCTTTATCCTAGTGGTTTCTTCACAGCCGGAAA GCTGTCATGTGGGCTGGATGCGCTTGCAGGACAAATGTTATTTTTTCAGTCACACCACAGCCAGCTGGTTCGATGCCGGT gatGCATGTGCACAGTTCCGTTCTAAACTAGCAGAACCCAGAACAGTTACGGAGtctaactttcttaagagtcaCTGCCAGGCTTTAA ATGTAAACATGTGGATTGGAATATCGGACATTATTGAAGAAGATCGGTGGGAGTTTTCTTCTACACAAGACGTCGTTAAAAACACCGAATTCGGTCCTGGGGAACCTAATGCTCACACCGATCAGAACTGTGTGGCTCTCTGGAAAGATTTCCATGGACTATGGGCGGATCATACGTGTACAGAACGTCTGAATTTCATCTGTGAAGCGGATGCTGC AGGTGGAAACACAGAAATTATCGGATGA